The window TTCCTTTTCTTATTTGACCAACAGTCAGTAGCAAAGTGCCAAACCTATTACAGTTATAACACTGGACCTTTCTCTTGTCAAACTTCTCATTTCCCTTCTGATGTTTCTTCTCATTAGAGTTTGAGGCTTATGACTTCTGAGAACCACCATGTCTTTTCTTGACCTCTGACCAAGACTGCTTCTGATACTTCTTACCTAAAGACGCTTTTAGAGATTGCTCTACCTCTCTTTCAGAGTTTCTCTCAATCAGACGTAACTCTTGTGCTGCTAGACTACTCTGCATCTCTTCAATTCTCATGGTGTCGAGGTTTCTGGAATGTTCAATTGCTACAACAATAACTTCTCAACAATAATTTTTTGAGTTCAATATTTATACCACCATAAACAACTaaataaaactcaaataaattaaaatacaaatgttAAAACTAAATATGTTGAATTTGAATTAAACTTCAATAAAATCGGACACCTAGTGAAGTTATTTATACTCAACTTAAATGATTTATAAGAAATGTTATTTgaacatatttttaaataatcaatactgtatttttatacaattttttgtgcaacattttttattatttcttttctcatattaataattaaaaataatatatttttatacagTGTTAGAATATATTGTCGATATTTATGTTGGTGTTAATATTTAGATGTTACTATTTATACATGTCACGTAGTATGTAGTATTTAAATAGGAAAAATACTTTAATAGTACTTTCACTATGTTAGTTGTATTAATTTGACCATTTGGTTCCTATTAGATAAAATAACACTTTACTATTGTGATCATTTGGAATATACTACATGCAACTTAAGAACCAACCTCCACATCTTTTTGTGACACTATTTTGGATGAAGAAAAGTGTATGTGGTCCTATGATTGATAAAAACACAGCCTCCAATTTCTAATAACAAGAGTCCACAGTTTCatcttaaaaaaagaaaagaaaaacaaaaattgaagCAATTAATaaatctctctctcacacacacatacTCATAGAGTCCAAGATAGAGTTGGATGGCATAACCTCCCCATGAAATCTACTTCATTCCACACCCTTTATCCCTCATCTTCAAATATCCACCATATTTATGCCATGTGGCATGTCAAGTATCCATGCACTAACCACAAAGGACCTTTCCTATATTGCTTTTTTATCACACATATGCCATAACCTCatcaattttattgtttttaagcAAGTTGCTAATATAGGTTTAAATATCTAGTGTCATTATTTGTCCTTTTATGTGTTATCTTAAAGAAGAAAAATCTAAAAAGACTACTATATCCTTTTACAATGGACTAACACCACTCAAATTCCTGTTTTTCTAACACTACATGCACTTCCACATTATTTGTCACAAAAACTAGGGGTAGTCACAGAAACACAAAcattaaacaataaataaaaaaattggttaACAGCCATTTTTTGTGTGTAAAGCTTTATCAATATAGTGTTTGaatgtattaaaattattaaaaaatatatatgtatttatttattttgtaaaataaattatgtttagaatgtttttatttaattaacttacacttcaaatatatttttttattgaataattaagtatataaaattaccaataaaaggaaaattttgaaatatatttgtaATTTGATACATAGAACTATAGTAATCATAGTTGTAACATTTAAATGGTGGTTAAAGTAGTCTCATTATGTATTTGTCATggtaaattcataaaaatatatataaattttgtcaTTATTAAActatgattaattaaataatttatacaatacttttcaaagttaaaaatgaCAACTTCTCACATATTGAGGGACTAAAataattattcattttatttaaaaaaacctcTTGTTTTCACTATTTATTTTCTGTTAACTCCCTTTGTTTTGGTTTTAAATTCCACCTCATATATTTTATGTGTTCCAAACTTTTTCTTAGAATAAATGTCCCTTATCATATTAATCCTCTATCCAACATAAACTCATTTCTTCTTCAAaaatttctttaacttagaaaaagagagagaaaaagaaaagaaatctcTCAGAAACAATGGCAGCTTGCACTGTCTACTCAACACAATCCTTAAGAACAAACATCTCaactccaacatcatcaaaagcaaatgttgccttccaTCAAAAACAAGTACTTTTCTTCACAACAAACAAGAAAAGCAGCAACAGAAGAGCAAACAGCAACAAAAGATACTTGATAACATGTGCAGCAGGAGACTCACAGACAATTGTGATAGGTCTAGCAGCTGATTCAGGCTGTGGAAAAAGCACTTTCATGAGAAGACTCACAAGTGTGTTTGGAGGAGCAGCTGAGCCACCAAAAGGTGGTAATCCTGATTCAAACACTCTTATAAGTGACACAACCACTGTGATATGTTTGGATGATTATCATTCTTTGGATAGAACTGGTAGAAAAGAGAAAGGTGTTACTGCACTTGATCCAAGAGCTAATGATTTTGATCTCATGTATGAACAAGTTAAAGCTATTAAAGATGGAAAATCTGTTCAAAAACCTATTTATAATCATGTTACTGGTCTTTTGGATGCTCCTGAGCTTATTAAACCACCAAAAATCCTTGTCATTGAAGGTCTTCATCCAATGTAAGTATCTCTAATGATTAGATTTTTAGTAACCATGTTTTTTAATATTAGTCATTagttgtttttcttgtgaatctTGAGAATCATGATGTGAGGATGTTATGGATGTTTGATATACCTTATCTATTTTTTATGATTGTGTGGCCAAGGAATTTGCTAGGGAATTTGTTATCTATCATTATATGTGTGGTGGGCCAACATGCATGTATGGGTCCAATATTGTTACTATATACTAAAATAAAGTGACATATCAATGTGTTGCTTTTAAATATGTAGTTTTTCATTAGCTTATAATTTGAttattaatttgagatttttccTTGCATGCAGGTATGATTCTAGAGTTAGAGAACTCTTGGACTTCAGTATCTACTTAGACATTAGTAATGAGGTGAAATTTGCTTGGAAAATTCAGGTAATTCAAGAGTTAAAAACTGTAAAATTCAAAGGTAAATTTGTGATGTTTCTCATTCATTATGGATTAACATTATTTGACAAATATTTCAGAGAGACATGGCAGAACGTGGACACAGTCTTGAAAGTATCAAGGCTAGCATTGAAGCAAGAAAGCCTGATTTTGAAGCTTTTAttggtaataatcaattaatattCCAACTCTTTCTTTCAACTTGAAATTGATCTCTAATTTTATTGACTAAAACAATTTAGGACGAAATTAGAAACatattaatattttgtttataatcGTCTTGCTCAAATATATGTCTGGTGTCTGACACTGATCCAGTTTGATCAAATGACATGAAATATGTAGTTACATTcaaccatttttgttttcttaaatAATCATTAGCGTCAACGTATCAGTATTGTTTCTAATGTTCGTGTCTTGTGTTCGTGCTTCATATGCATGAGTTGATTAACTTGTGCACTTCTATTTTCAGATCCACAAAAGCAATATGCAGATGCAGTGATAGAAGTGTTACCAACTCAACTCATCCCCGATGATAACGAGGGAAAGATTTTACGAGTAAGGTTGATACAGAAAGAGGGTGTCAAATACTTTAGCCCAGTTTACTTGTTCGACGAAGGTTCAACTATTTCATGGATACCATGTGGAAGAAAACTCACATGCTCTTACCCCGGAATCAAATTCTTCTATGGACCAGAAACCTACAAAGGAAACGAGGTATATATCAATCAACAACTAGTCTATTgttcaaaataatatataaattcttTTGTCTTtgatattcttatttttttttcgaTAATCTCTTCGCGAAATAGGTGTCAGTTGTGGAAATGGATGGACAATTTGACAGACTAGATGAACTTATATATGTTGAGAGCCATTTAAGCAACTTATCATCCAAATTCTATGGAGAAGTTACTCAACAAATGTTGAAGCATGCTGATTTCCCTGGTAGCAACAACGGAACAGGTCTCTTCCAAACCATAGTTGGTTTGAAGATAAGAGATTTGTTTGAGCAGATAGTAGCAAGCAGGGCTGAGGCTCCAGTAGGAGCTGCTAAAGCTTAGGAAGAAGTTGGCTTATAAATACATAATATTATTGGAAAAGGGAGTAATTgaattttattctaaaaaaataatttcttacTTTTGTGTACTGTATGTTGTTTTGTGTATGAAAAGACTCTTGCTTGTATTTATTTATGTAATGTAATATGTTGTTACTTATAATATAGAGGAGGGGAAACAGGACTGAGATTTCAGTTATGTTCATGTCCAATTGCATCTTGAATCTGGTCTTGCATTTTCTTATTTCTACCATCATTAATTGCATAGTTGTCATTTGGTACTGCAAAAGCTAAAGAAGATTTGATAGCAAGAAGTCAAATTGAAATTCAATGGTTAGCATGATCATTTGGTTCTATCTTTGAGTTTGTGATTTTAAAAGCTTTTTGTGTCAATCTTCATCTCCCTAAAGCCTATTTGATCAAAGAAGTAATCTGGCATCCACCAACCACTTCTTGGATATATTGCAATGTTAAGGAATTTGTTAATGTGGTTCTATTAGtttatctggttttgatgatgataaagagAAACAAACTAAGATATCAAAAACATCTTCAATGAATGGAGAAGAAAGAATAACTTGAATTAAAAAGCGAGAAGTTTCTGATGATTACCTTAAAAGATCAAGTGCAAATGAATAACATCAAGAACGGAGCTAGCTGCTAAAAACTCGTCATCTAATCTGAATGACCACAAGTTTTATATCTTTTTAGGATGAATTATGTAAAACAAATGTGTTACTCTTCCAGAACTTAAATCACATACACACTTACAAAATATTAttcaaaacttcatcttttttCAACTTCTTTTGAAAAACATTTTGGATTTAGGCAAAACCTTTTTCAAACTAAGTATAATCGATTATGAAGTGTTTGTAATTGATTATAAAGCAAAACTTGGACTATAATCTATTATGTAGGTGGTAGCCTTAGATTTTCAGTTCAGTCTTTCGACATGAATGAGGGATATGAGATGGATATAAATGCTAAATGCAATAATTAAGTCGTGTTTTCGAGACAAATCATATATTCGACAAGT is drawn from Vicia villosa cultivar HV-30 ecotype Madison, WI unplaced genomic scaffold, Vvil1.0 ctg.000256F_1_1, whole genome shotgun sequence and contains these coding sequences:
- the LOC131626056 gene encoding phosphoribulokinase, chloroplastic: MAACTVYSTQSLRTNISTPTSSKANVAFHQKQVLFFTTNKKSSNRRANSNKRYLITCAAGDSQTIVIGLAADSGCGKSTFMRRLTSVFGGAAEPPKGGNPDSNTLISDTTTVICLDDYHSLDRTGRKEKGVTALDPRANDFDLMYEQVKAIKDGKSVQKPIYNHVTGLLDAPELIKPPKILVIEGLHPMYDSRVRELLDFSIYLDISNEVKFAWKIQRDMAERGHSLESIKASIEARKPDFEAFIDPQKQYADAVIEVLPTQLIPDDNEGKILRVRLIQKEGVKYFSPVYLFDEGSTISWIPCGRKLTCSYPGIKFFYGPETYKGNEVSVVEMDGQFDRLDELIYVESHLSNLSSKFYGEVTQQMLKHADFPGSNNGTGLFQTIVGLKIRDLFEQIVASRAEAPVGAAKA